A window from Leifsonia shinshuensis encodes these proteins:
- a CDS encoding aldehyde dehydrogenase family protein: MSFLEYAPAPESRSILNLRDEYGLFIDGEFVAGHGTPFQTISPATEERLATIATADASDVDTAVAAARRAYDRVWSRMSGSDRGKYLFRIARLIQERSRELAVAESLDNGKPIKESRDVDVPLVAAWFFYYAGWADKLEHAGLGPAPRALGVAAQVIPWNFPLLMLAWKIAPALAAGNTVVLKPAETTPLTALLFAEIVQQADLPAGVVNIVTGAGETGRELVAHPDVNKVAFTGSTAVGREIARSVAGTQKKLTLELGGKAANIVFDDAPIDQAIEGIVNGIFFNQGHVCCAGSRLLVQESIHDEVVDRLKRRLSTLRLGDPLDKNTDIGAINSGEQLQRIRELSDIGEAEGAERWTADCAIPENGFWFAPTIFDNVSTSHRIAREEVFGPVLSVLTFRTPAEAIAKANNTPYGLSAGIWSDKGSRILAVADKLRAGVVWANTFNRFDPASPFGGYKESGYGREGGRHGLGAYLVPGRSVPAAGSLTSRIPSVRPARKGVTK; the protein is encoded by the coding sequence ATGAGTTTCCTCGAATACGCCCCGGCTCCCGAGTCGCGGTCGATCCTGAACCTGCGCGACGAGTACGGGCTGTTCATCGACGGCGAGTTCGTCGCCGGGCACGGCACGCCGTTCCAGACCATCTCCCCGGCGACGGAGGAGCGGCTGGCGACCATCGCGACCGCCGACGCCTCCGACGTCGACACCGCCGTCGCGGCGGCCCGCCGCGCCTACGACCGCGTCTGGTCGCGGATGAGCGGCTCCGACCGCGGCAAGTACCTGTTCCGCATCGCGCGCCTCATCCAGGAGCGGTCGCGCGAGCTGGCCGTCGCCGAGAGCCTCGACAACGGCAAGCCGATCAAGGAGAGCCGGGATGTGGATGTCCCGCTCGTCGCCGCCTGGTTCTTCTACTACGCGGGATGGGCGGACAAGCTCGAGCACGCCGGCCTCGGCCCCGCGCCCCGCGCGCTCGGCGTCGCCGCGCAGGTGATTCCGTGGAACTTCCCGCTGCTCATGCTCGCGTGGAAGATCGCGCCGGCGCTCGCCGCGGGCAACACGGTCGTCCTGAAGCCGGCCGAGACCACTCCGCTCACCGCGCTGCTGTTCGCCGAGATCGTGCAGCAGGCCGACCTGCCCGCCGGTGTCGTCAACATCGTCACCGGCGCGGGGGAGACCGGCCGCGAGCTGGTCGCGCACCCGGACGTGAACAAGGTCGCCTTCACCGGCTCGACCGCGGTCGGTCGCGAGATCGCGCGCAGCGTCGCCGGAACCCAGAAGAAGCTCACGCTGGAGCTCGGCGGCAAGGCGGCGAACATCGTCTTCGACGACGCGCCCATCGACCAGGCGATCGAAGGGATCGTCAACGGCATCTTCTTCAACCAGGGACACGTCTGCTGCGCGGGCAGCCGTCTGCTGGTGCAGGAGAGCATCCACGACGAGGTCGTCGACCGGCTCAAGCGCCGCCTGTCGACGCTCCGCCTGGGCGACCCGCTCGACAAGAACACGGACATCGGCGCGATCAACAGCGGCGAGCAGCTGCAGCGCATCCGCGAGCTCTCCGACATCGGCGAGGCGGAGGGAGCCGAGCGCTGGACCGCCGACTGCGCCATCCCGGAGAACGGGTTCTGGTTCGCGCCGACGATCTTCGACAACGTCTCGACCAGCCACCGCATCGCCCGCGAGGAGGTGTTCGGCCCGGTGCTCTCGGTGCTGACGTTCCGCACGCCCGCCGAGGCCATCGCCAAGGCGAACAACACGCCCTACGGTCTGTCGGCCGGCATCTGGTCGGACAAGGGCAGCCGCATCCTCGCCGTCGCCGACAAGCTCCGCGCGGGCGTCGTCTGGGCGAACACCTTCAACCGCTTCGACCCGGCCAGCCCGTTCGGCGGCTACAAGGAGTCCGGCTACGGCCGCGAGGGCGGCCGCCACGGCCTGGGCGCCTACCTCGTGCCCGGCCGTTCCGTGCCCGCCGCCGGCTCGCTCACGTCGCGCATCCCCTCCGTCCGCCCGGCCCGCAAGGGAGTCACCAAATGA
- a CDS encoding aldehyde dehydrogenase family protein, with amino-acid sequence MSRLAVPKTYKLYIGGKFPRSESGRTYEVVSSKGAFLANAAKASRKDARDAVVAARAAVSGWSGATAYNRGQVLYRIAELLEGRRAQFVDEIQKAEGVSASAATAQVDEAIDRWVWYAGWADKFAQVAGNANPVAGPYFNISVPEPTGVVAIVAPQDSSLLGFVSAVAPALVAGNTVVVIASERFPLSAISLSEVLATSDVPGGVVNILTGSPAEIAPWLASHADVNALDLVGAGDLDWVDLQIAAAETLKRVLTPENGPDAAAPSLDRIAFFTETKTVWHTKSLL; translated from the coding sequence ATGAGCCGCCTGGCCGTCCCCAAGACCTACAAGCTCTACATCGGCGGGAAGTTCCCGCGCAGCGAGTCCGGCCGCACCTACGAGGTCGTCTCGTCGAAGGGCGCCTTCCTCGCGAACGCCGCCAAGGCGTCCCGCAAGGATGCGCGGGATGCGGTCGTCGCCGCCCGCGCGGCGGTGTCCGGCTGGTCCGGCGCCACGGCGTACAACCGCGGGCAGGTGCTGTACCGCATCGCCGAGCTGCTGGAAGGCCGCCGGGCGCAGTTCGTCGACGAGATCCAGAAGGCGGAGGGCGTCTCGGCGTCGGCCGCCACGGCGCAGGTGGACGAGGCGATCGACCGCTGGGTCTGGTACGCGGGATGGGCGGACAAGTTCGCGCAGGTCGCGGGCAACGCCAACCCCGTCGCCGGGCCGTACTTCAACATCTCGGTGCCCGAGCCGACCGGGGTCGTCGCCATCGTGGCGCCGCAGGACTCGAGCCTGCTCGGCTTCGTCAGCGCCGTGGCGCCGGCGCTGGTCGCGGGCAACACGGTCGTCGTGATCGCGAGCGAGCGGTTCCCGCTCTCGGCGATCAGCCTCAGCGAGGTGCTCGCGACGAGCGACGTCCCGGGCGGTGTGGTCAACATCCTCACCGGCTCGCCGGCGGAGATCGCGCCGTGGCTCGCCTCCCACGCCGACGTCAACGCGCTCGACCTGGTCGGCGCGGGCGACCTCGACTGGGTGGACCTGCAGATCGCGGCGGCGGAGACGCTCAAGCGCGTGCTCACCCCCGAGAACGGACCGGACGCCGCGGCGCCCTCGCTCGACCGCATCGCGTTCTTCACCGAGACGAAGACGGTCTGGCACACGAAGTCGCTGCTGTAG
- a CDS encoding SGNH/GDSL hydrolase family protein codes for MADEWRPERGDLALVGDSLTQNGDWDALLPGESVRNFGMAGDTTDDVIARLGDVMDARPATIALLIGTNDLAWRRSVEHVVRNIETMLVTLRKELPDTRILAQSVMPRGREFADQIRDINRHLWQFAPSAHAGWLDLWPALALEDGELNPVYTEDRLHLNAEGYRAWAGELAPALERIRELPPNSRAITLPDLGGAA; via the coding sequence ATGGCGGACGAGTGGAGACCGGAGCGCGGTGACCTGGCCCTCGTCGGAGACAGCCTGACGCAGAACGGCGACTGGGATGCGCTCCTCCCCGGCGAGTCCGTCCGCAACTTCGGCATGGCGGGCGACACCACCGACGACGTCATCGCACGCCTCGGCGACGTGATGGATGCGCGGCCCGCCACGATCGCCCTCCTCATTGGCACCAACGACCTGGCCTGGCGCCGGTCCGTCGAGCACGTCGTGCGGAACATCGAGACCATGCTGGTGACGCTTCGCAAGGAGCTGCCCGACACGCGCATCCTGGCCCAGTCGGTGATGCCGCGCGGGCGCGAGTTCGCCGACCAGATCCGCGACATCAACCGCCACCTGTGGCAGTTCGCGCCGAGCGCGCACGCCGGCTGGCTCGACCTCTGGCCCGCGCTGGCGCTGGAAGACGGCGAACTGAACCCGGTCTACACCGAGGACCGCCTGCACCTGAACGCCGAGGGCTACCGCGCCTGGGCCGGCGAGCTGGCTCCCGCTCTCGAGCGCATCCGCGAGCTCCCCCCGAACAGCCGCGCGATCACCCTCCCCGACCTCGGCGGCGCCGCCTAG
- a CDS encoding M20/M25/M40 family metallo-hydrolase produces the protein MTAEVTDGAPDRVADRPEEALERFRALVRIPTMSRNAVEETDWEAFERFIDALPRLYPALHSALERERHGHSLLYRWRGRADGAPSVLMAHYDVVPATDEGWTHPPFEAAVTGAGEERLLWGRGAIDDKGALVAILEAVERLVVSGFQPENDVYLSFGHDEETVGSGARAIAELLRERGIRPALVLDEGGAVVERIFPGVSAPIAVVGVSEKGITSVRLVVEQDGGHASTPPRMTATVRLARAITRIAGRPFPARLSETNLRMVETLGAHASGPLRAVFTRARRLRPLLVAVFGRLSDETRAIVRTTTAVTQLRGSLAANALPETAEAIVNTRIAVGSSVAETLDHLRRAIRDDAVRVEALDASEPSPVSPCEGPQWERLAASIRSVHPRAVVTPYVMLGASDSRHFTGICEAVYRFTPFELSAGERAALHARDERIHVATWLRGIDVYAHLLRHS, from the coding sequence ATGACGGCCGAGGTGACGGACGGAGCGCCCGACCGGGTGGCCGACCGGCCCGAGGAGGCGCTGGAGCGGTTCCGGGCGCTGGTGCGCATCCCCACGATGTCCCGGAACGCCGTCGAGGAGACCGACTGGGAGGCGTTCGAGCGCTTCATCGACGCCCTGCCCCGGCTCTACCCGGCGCTCCACTCGGCGCTCGAGCGGGAGCGTCACGGGCACTCGCTGCTCTACCGCTGGCGCGGGCGCGCCGACGGCGCCCCGAGCGTCCTGATGGCCCACTACGACGTGGTACCGGCGACCGACGAGGGATGGACGCATCCACCGTTCGAGGCCGCCGTCACCGGCGCCGGCGAGGAGCGACTGCTGTGGGGCCGCGGAGCGATCGACGACAAGGGGGCGCTGGTCGCCATCCTCGAGGCGGTCGAGCGGCTGGTCGTGAGCGGCTTCCAGCCCGAGAACGACGTCTACCTGAGCTTCGGCCACGACGAGGAGACCGTCGGGTCCGGCGCCCGGGCGATCGCGGAGCTGCTGCGGGAGCGCGGCATCCGCCCGGCGCTCGTGCTGGACGAGGGCGGAGCGGTGGTCGAGCGCATCTTCCCCGGCGTCAGCGCGCCCATCGCGGTGGTCGGCGTCAGCGAGAAGGGCATCACGAGCGTCCGGCTGGTCGTGGAGCAGGACGGCGGCCACGCCTCCACTCCCCCGCGGATGACCGCGACGGTCCGCCTGGCGCGCGCCATCACGCGCATCGCGGGGCGCCCGTTCCCCGCGCGGCTCAGCGAGACGAACCTGCGGATGGTGGAGACGCTGGGCGCCCACGCCAGCGGCCCGCTGCGCGCGGTGTTCACCCGGGCCCGGCGGCTGCGGCCGCTGCTCGTCGCCGTCTTCGGTCGGCTCAGCGACGAGACGCGCGCGATCGTGCGCACCACGACGGCCGTGACGCAGCTGCGCGGCAGCCTCGCGGCGAACGCGCTGCCCGAGACGGCGGAGGCGATCGTCAACACCCGCATCGCCGTCGGTTCGTCGGTCGCCGAGACGCTGGACCACCTGCGCCGGGCGATCCGCGACGACGCCGTGCGGGTCGAGGCGCTCGACGCCAGCGAGCCGTCGCCCGTCTCGCCGTGCGAGGGACCGCAGTGGGAGCGGCTGGCCGCATCCATCCGGTCCGTGCATCCGCGGGCCGTCGTGACGCCGTACGTCATGCTCGGAGCGAGCGACAGCCGCCACTTCACCGGGATCTGCGAGGCGGTGTACCGGTTCACCCCGTTCGAGCTGAGCGCCGGCGAGCGGGCCGCGCTGCACGCGCGCGACGAGCGCATCCACGTCGCCACCTGGCTGCGCGGCATCGACGTCTACGCGCACCTCCTCCGCCACTCCTGA